The genomic interval CCATGAGTGTCCTCTACTAAGAAAACATGTTGCATTGTGAATCATAATTTTGAcatcttttacatttttatcacaAATCCTTATACTCGGACCTCCTCCAGAAACCTCCTGTTTACAAATACCATAAGATGCTATGTCCATTATaattagtttctaaagagaagCAGTCCAATTTAGCGGACATGTTTGATATACAGTACCAATGAAGCCAATAATACTGAAAACACACGCGGCATCTGGTTCGGATTCAATCTTTTGACTAAATCATACACTGCCTGACACTTGAAAAATAGCCATATCGGGAGCTGATATTGGGTACCAGATCGGGACATCACTAAGCTACATGCTGGGAAATGAAACGATACCCAGTTAGGAATGGAGGTTAAGCCAAAAATTGAAATCCAAACAAAATGAGGCCAAACAAACAGCGCAATGAAGTAGCAAAGAGGCTTGCATCTGCATACCAGGGAGAAAACTTCTTTCTCAAAGGAGAGGCCGACAGGCCGCCAGCCGTTGGTGCTTTTTTGAGGTCCGTTCTTGGGCTGCTTGGTAAGTGCTTGCCCTTTGGCACCAGCGTTGCCCAGCTTCTGCTTCTTTTCCTTTTTGAGTGGGAACACAGGCGAGCTGATAGAGCCTGCGCTGCGGACGCCAGACCGGGAGCCGCTGGGAGGCTTGGCGCTTTGCGGACTCTCTTTGGCCACCTGCAGCGGGGGCTGCGGTTGGCTGGGGTCGGACAGAGGCGTCTGAACGGGGGGCACTGATTGGCCGGCTGGAGGCACTGTGGGAATGGGGCAGCCAGTGAGGATTCTTGGGCTCGGACAGACGGGAATGGAGGCGTGGTGGTCATTCAGGGTTTTTGAGTAGTCCTCTGAGGGAGGAACAGAGAAGGCAGACAGTCAAAAAAAGCGAACACTGTTAGATAGAGCTGCACGATCTAATGACATGCAATACAAAAAtctataagaaaaaaatatgaatgatgATTGAGGCAGTAAATTAGTTAATTACTATGGAGAAtctcattctcatctcattttctgaaccgctttatcctcattagggttgcggggggtgctggagcctatcccagctgccagCCGAACGCAGGGCAaaaggggacggacaaccaggcacactcacacccatacctaggagcaatttagagggtccaatcagcctaccatgcatgtttttggaatgtggcaggaaaccagaTCATTCACCTTATCGACTAATAGGACAATTAATACAAAGGTTAATCGATTAAGCAGATACATGGCACTTATTGTGAATTACCTTCACAATTCAATAatagcaataaataataaaccagTTAAAACATACCTAAAACAACTTAAGTAAACATGACGCCAAAATGAATGGCGGAATCGGCCTAAAAACCAAAACTGGCAAAAATCAGACCAAAATATTTCTGCCTGTATAACTTAGATTCGGCACTCACTTTTTCTCAGATTGAACCCATGTGTTCTGAAAACCTATCACATTTAACATATAAGACGATAAGTCGATTCCTAAAATCAAGTATTATTGAGGTAATACATAGTTTACTGAGAGAATAAAGATCTTTGTATGCCGAGAAAGAGCTAATTTTTCATTGGAAGTAGAGAAAAGAGCCTTTGCCACATGGTGATTTTCGGAATCAAATGATTTAGAAACCAATTGTCCTAAGAGGTAACGGTAAAATGTTATGGTAGATTTTCAAAGAACAAAAgtacccaaaaataaataaataaagaaggcTTTTTCAATGGTATAATAATAGTTCTCATTGAGAAAACTGTTAAGATGTCTGTCAACATTCTGTAACAGATGGTTTCTCTCTTGACGCGGTGTCTAATTTGCAGAAAACGCAAATTCATACTAAATTGAGcagaacattttaattaaaaaaagaaaaaaatgccaaactGAGCACTTCTTAGAATGCAATTTAGTACTGCCAGTTGGGCCCCTTTGGATGAGAGGATTCAGGCTTGAAAGCAGTAGCAAATGCCTTCAGTGGTACTTTGCCCTGATGCATAACTCTTGCTTATCTCCACTTCCCCTCAAACTGGATGTTTATTTAGGCCTGATACAACAAACCAGTTACTTTTACTGCTGTGTGTACTCACCTCTGTTGATGCCATGGGTGCATTTGGTGCAACCTCCTCTGGCAATGGCCGGAATCACATTGCCGTAAGTGGAATAGCCGTTAATCCTGCAGTGTTCGCCATAGCACGCTTCCACAGAGGTGCAGCAGTAGACTGGATGGGAAATCCCTGAGCGCTGAGGGACAGAAGCAGGCAGCAGCGTGGGTCTCTTGCTACTCTTTGGGCACAGAGCCAGGGGCGTCCTGGGGGACGGCGAGGTTTCCGGATGGCTGAAGTGGACGCAGTAGCTGGGGAAGCAGGTGTACGTGTGCGGCGTGATGGTTATGGCTGCCGGGTGGTGGaggtgatgatggtgatggtggtggtgatggtggtggaaCACCTCGGAGAGCGATCCTTGCTCGTCGGGCTCCATAACGGCCTTGTCCTTGAGGAAGAGGGCTAGTCTGTGACAGTATTCCACACATCTCTCCTGGCTACAGCAGTAGCAGGACGACACATCCGTCTCCTCCTGCTCTTCTTTGATTGTTTTTAAGGAGAATCCGAGGGTGGAGCCACAGTGGAGaggattttttaaacaattctgTCCACCAGACTTCCACTCGGGATCCAAAGCTTGCGTTTTACAAAGACTACAGAATCTCTGGGCCGGAGAGCCCGGATCGTCTTTACCCTGTTTAATGTGCTTTAGCTGCTCATTGTGTTTTGGATTTGTTCTTCTTTTGGTCCGCAGTGATGCTCCACTTAAAGGCTTACCGCTAATCTCAACCTGAGTTGAAGCCTTAGCTTTACTTTCACTGGCAGGCTTGGTCTCCTGCTTTCTCTGCCGCTTGCTTCCATAGAGGGAACCGGTGAGTTTGAGCAGGGTAGCAGCGGTGAGGCCCGCCTGCCGCCGAGGGgtcggggcaaacagagccaaccagTCGACTTGCGGCGCCTCCGCTTTAGACCGTTTCTCTTTTTTACGACTTTCCTTTGGGTCTGCTTTCCCTTCCCGAAGAACCTTTTTGGCTTTATGAGGTTTGCTTTCACCTTTCGACGGCACTTCATTCAAAGACTGCTCTTTCTTAACGAGATTGGATGTCAAAGGGTCGGCCCTGTAGAGCAGCAGGCTGTTGACGGCCTCTGCATTGAGAGAAGCCATTCTTCTCCTGCGAGGCTCAGGAACAAACGGGGGCCACGTAAGTGAGGTGTCAGACTTGCTACGTTTTGGTTCCAGTGCTTGTTGAGAAGCAGATTTCTTTAATTTTTGATGAGATTTCTCCATTTTGGTCCTGCTTTTAGGAGGTCGCCCTTTCTTGCTGGATGTAACACTTGGCTTGCGGGCTTTCTGGACATCATTCTGCTTGCCCGCAGCTTCTTTTTCCTCCAAACGAGTGAGCAGGACGCAACAATCCAGAGCCCCTCGAACTTTTCCCGACAATGTCTTTTTCCGAAATGTGTGTAACtctttcttcttctgcttctttCTCCGTAGTTCCTTTGCTctatctttgtcttttttttgtccgcCTCCCTTTTCTTTGCCTCGCTTTCCATTTTTCTCTGGCTGGTGTTGCTGAGCTTTCACCATGGTCTCGTCCTGGAGCGGAATGTCCGCTTATCGCCCTCATCAATGGGTTCCTATGATGGCGGTTGGAGCTCAGAGTGGACCGCCAATCATCTTGGATCGTGGACTGGGGCCGCACACAGACTCTCTGGAGAAAGACAGAGGGAGCCACTTAAAGATTATACTGTGACTTGACCGTATCTGACATTCATGATTTAGCAATAGATTTCACCTTATTTGCAACCAATTTCAAGATCACCCCCAGTGGGATTTGGCCCGTAGGCTTACCATGTAAATGTGTGCGCATGATAACATTATT from Stigmatopora argus isolate UIUO_Sarg chromosome 15, RoL_Sarg_1.0, whole genome shotgun sequence carries:
- the bahd1 gene encoding uncharacterized protein bahd1, producing the protein MVKAQQHQPEKNGKRGKEKGGGQKKDKDRAKELRRKKQKKKELHTFRKKTLSGKVRGALDCCVLLTRLEEKEAAGKQNDVQKARKPSVTSSKKGRPPKSRTKMEKSHQKLKKSASQQALEPKRSKSDTSLTWPPFVPEPRRRRMASLNAEAVNSLLLYRADPLTSNLVKKEQSLNEVPSKGESKPHKAKKVLREGKADPKESRKKEKRSKAEAPQVDWLALFAPTPRRQAGLTAATLLKLTGSLYGSKRQRKQETKPASESKAKASTQVEISGKPLSGASLRTKRRTNPKHNEQLKHIKQGKDDPGSPAQRFCSLCKTQALDPEWKSGGQNCLKNPLHCGSTLGFSLKTIKEEQEETDVSSCYCCSQERCVEYCHRLALFLKDKAVMEPDEQGSLSEVFHHHHHHHHHHHLHHPAAITITPHTYTCFPSYCVHFSHPETSPSPRTPLALCPKSSKRPTLLPASVPQRSGISHPVYCCTSVEACYGEHCRINGYSTYGNVIPAIARGGCTKCTHGINREDYSKTLNDHHASIPVCPSPRILTGCPIPTVPPAGQSVPPVQTPLSDPSQPQPPLQVAKESPQSAKPPSGSRSGVRSAGSISSPVFPLKKEKKQKLGNAGAKGQALTKQPKNGPQKSTNGWRPVGLSFEKEVFSLGEEALVLRKCFQGVQRDGDLIRVRDTVLLKSGPRKKSLPYVAKISALWEEPETGELMMSLFWYYRPEHTQGGGNLNVHCQNEIFASRHQDVNSVACIEDKCYVLTLAQYCRFCALVKRRGEGVPDKTASLLVPPAVGQAAPSHRRAPDDVDPELVFFCRHVYDFRYGRLLKNLQ